A genomic segment from Azospirillum sp. TSA2s encodes:
- a CDS encoding caspase family protein: MSKRLFPTVRAAGLVAAVTAGLLSGAARADMFGLVIGIDDYQHINKLHGAVNDARDIADALTAGGAKDVVLLTNAAAERGAIIAAWDRLLANSRPDDVLVLSYAGHGGQEPEHVKGSEEDGLDEVLLLAGFDTKGPGTAQRIIDDEIAEMMQRAAPRRVIFVSDACHSGTMTRSFDRRAGALGTRFAAYGAIEDDALPPPPREAALIERNDQEHVTFFAAVAENELAPEVYIDNQPRGALSWAFARALRGNADRDGDGVLSKGELEAFIQETVRMKVAGRQHPQVQPTGRGTQPLLPSRSTAAAAAIPNFPAPRPLSLRVMGGDSVAMAAALHGVRPASDSETARLLWDPTTGDVVASQGDVVGNVPGKPTDQATLERLQRVVDKWTLIDRLEGIAERRSLSLALKPDDHAYRKGETFALTVGGHSQTYFTLINIGYDGTVNFLYPQDSGQIHDPLQIATGKPYALTLKVDPPFGADHFVAITSATPLTELHRDLAALDGQPAAAKVGELLARHLQGKAAEIGWHGVYTVGP; the protein is encoded by the coding sequence ATGAGCAAGCGCCTGTTCCCCACGGTCAGGGCTGCCGGTCTGGTCGCTGCGGTCACCGCGGGGCTGCTGTCGGGCGCCGCCCGGGCCGACATGTTCGGCCTCGTCATCGGCATCGACGACTACCAGCACATCAACAAACTGCATGGCGCCGTCAACGACGCCCGCGACATCGCCGACGCGCTCACCGCTGGCGGGGCCAAGGACGTGGTGCTGCTGACCAACGCCGCCGCCGAACGTGGCGCGATCATTGCCGCCTGGGACCGGCTTCTGGCCAACAGCCGGCCGGACGATGTGCTGGTGCTGTCTTACGCCGGACATGGCGGGCAGGAGCCGGAACACGTCAAAGGCTCGGAAGAGGACGGGCTGGATGAGGTCCTTCTGTTGGCCGGCTTCGACACCAAGGGCCCCGGCACCGCCCAGCGCATCATCGATGACGAGATTGCCGAGATGATGCAGCGCGCCGCGCCGCGCCGCGTCATCTTCGTTTCCGACGCCTGCCATTCCGGAACGATGACCCGCAGCTTCGATCGGCGAGCCGGGGCGCTCGGCACCCGCTTCGCCGCCTACGGCGCGATCGAGGATGACGCGCTGCCGCCGCCACCCCGCGAAGCGGCGCTGATCGAGAGGAACGACCAGGAGCATGTGACCTTCTTCGCCGCTGTGGCCGAGAACGAACTGGCGCCCGAGGTCTACATCGACAACCAGCCGCGCGGTGCGCTGAGCTGGGCCTTTGCCCGCGCCCTGCGCGGCAACGCCGACCGCGACGGCGACGGTGTCCTGTCGAAGGGCGAGTTGGAAGCCTTCATCCAGGAAACCGTCCGCATGAAGGTGGCCGGGCGGCAGCACCCGCAGGTCCAGCCCACCGGGCGCGGCACCCAGCCGCTGCTTCCGTCCCGCAGCACCGCCGCCGCCGCTGCGATCCCCAACTTTCCCGCGCCGCGCCCGCTGTCCTTGCGGGTGATGGGCGGCGATAGCGTCGCGATGGCGGCGGCGCTGCACGGCGTCCGGCCGGCCAGCGACAGCGAAACCGCCAGGCTGCTGTGGGACCCCACCACCGGGGACGTGGTGGCGTCGCAAGGCGATGTGGTGGGCAACGTTCCGGGCAAGCCCACCGACCAGGCCACGCTGGAGCGGTTGCAGCGCGTCGTCGACAAATGGACGCTGATCGACCGTCTGGAGGGGATTGCCGAGCGGCGTTCGCTCAGTCTGGCGCTCAAGCCGGACGACCACGCCTACCGAAAGGGTGAAACCTTCGCCCTGACCGTCGGTGGCCACAGCCAGACCTATTTCACGCTGATCAACATCGGCTATGACGGCACCGTCAATTTCCTTTACCCCCAGGACAGCGGCCAAATCCACGATCCGCTGCAAATCGCCACGGGCAAGCCCTACGCCCTGACGCTGAAGGTCGATCCGCCGTTCGGCGCCGATCATTTCGTGGCGATCACCAGCGCCACCCCGCTGACCGAGCTGCACCGCGACCTGGCGGCCCTCGACGGCCAGCCCGCCGCCGCCAAGGTCGGCGAGCTGCTGGCCCGCCACCTCCAGGGCAAGGCCGCCGAAATCGGCTGGCACGGTGTCTACACCGTGGGTCCCTGA
- a CDS encoding caspase family protein: MNVLTTAALGLAVFTGTLATGTAPALAEKHALIVSINEYAKDPWKLRGAVNDGKNIERLLRGPLGYRPDQIKELFDQAATRDAILSNFRSWLIDATKPGDEVFFYFSGHGYQQPDTNGDEEDGLDETLVAADAEPDGKGGVRNMIIDDEMELLLDALKDRKVTVVIDSCHSGTISRGAFNEIEGARSLPLIPEIDRPQPISSRALALHRAETTFVAQVPGRMVWTAVAPYQKALEESRSNPVAGVFTTRFVRGIIDKKADANGDGIVTNAELYAYVQKESDVYCKSLQACQAGLTPTLEAPTAQLPLPVTGGEALDAAPSASPSAGPATTPLSEPTLPPASLQNTATALLANDNQGGVQVEVLPSGPIRVGQAVRFRVTSQVEGSLVLLDANAAGELIQLFPNEHSQAQNRSNRIYANRPLTVPDSTYGFEFTASEPAGQGKLIALVLQDPIDLSVQVSQHRDLNPVAKPVDYMAQIAERLRRPWTQGATTRMTRWSMTSMTYTITR; encoded by the coding sequence ATGAATGTTCTGACCACCGCCGCTCTCGGGCTTGCTGTCTTCACCGGCACCCTCGCGACCGGCACAGCGCCGGCTCTGGCGGAAAAGCATGCCTTGATCGTGTCGATCAACGAATACGCCAAGGATCCCTGGAAGCTGCGCGGCGCGGTCAATGACGGCAAGAACATCGAACGGCTGCTGCGCGGCCCGCTGGGCTACCGGCCGGACCAGATCAAGGAGCTGTTCGACCAGGCGGCGACGCGCGACGCCATCCTGTCCAACTTCCGGAGCTGGCTGATCGACGCCACCAAGCCGGGCGACGAGGTGTTCTTCTATTTCAGCGGCCACGGCTATCAGCAGCCCGACACCAACGGTGACGAAGAGGACGGCCTCGATGAGACGCTGGTTGCCGCCGACGCCGAACCTGATGGCAAGGGCGGTGTGCGCAACATGATCATCGACGACGAGATGGAGCTCCTGCTCGATGCGCTCAAGGACCGCAAGGTGACGGTGGTGATCGACAGTTGCCATTCCGGCACCATCAGCCGCGGCGCCTTCAATGAGATCGAGGGCGCGCGCAGCCTGCCCTTGATCCCCGAGATTGATCGCCCGCAGCCGATCAGCTCCCGCGCGCTCGCTCTGCACCGGGCCGAGACCACCTTCGTCGCACAGGTGCCGGGTCGGATGGTGTGGACTGCCGTCGCCCCCTATCAGAAGGCACTGGAAGAGTCGCGGTCCAACCCGGTCGCCGGGGTCTTCACCACCCGCTTCGTCCGGGGCATCATCGACAAGAAGGCTGACGCCAACGGCGACGGCATCGTCACCAACGCCGAACTCTACGCCTATGTGCAGAAGGAATCGGACGTCTACTGCAAGTCCCTGCAAGCCTGCCAAGCCGGCTTGACCCCGACGCTGGAAGCACCCACCGCACAGCTGCCGCTGCCGGTGACCGGTGGGGAAGCGCTGGACGCCGCCCCATCTGCCAGCCCGTCCGCCGGTCCGGCGACCACGCCGCTGTCAGAACCAACACTGCCGCCGGCAAGCCTGCAGAACACCGCGACTGCCCTGCTGGCCAACGACAACCAGGGCGGCGTGCAGGTCGAGGTGCTGCCGAGCGGCCCAATTCGGGTTGGTCAGGCCGTCCGCTTCCGGGTGACCAGCCAAGTCGAGGGATCGCTGGTTCTGCTCGACGCCAACGCGGCCGGCGAACTGATCCAGCTTTTCCCCAACGAGCATTCGCAAGCGCAGAACCGCTCCAACCGGATTTACGCCAACCGCCCCTTGACGGTGCCCGATTCCACCTATGGCTTCGAGTTCACAGCGAGCGAACCGGCGGGGCAAGGCAAGCTGATCGCGCTGGTGCTGCAAGACCCAATTGATCTGTCGGTCCAGGTGAGCCAGCACCGCGATCTCAACCCGGTTGCCAAGCCGGTGGACTATATGGCCCAGATTGCCGAACGCCTGCGCCGCCCCTGGACCCAGGGAGCCACCACCCGCATGACCCGCTGGTCGATGACCAGCATGACCTACACCATCACCCGCTGA
- a CDS encoding tubulin-like doman-containing protein produces the protein MMSASSSDSSGSGALQPLQPTIFVALGGSGMKILMRLRRRILSTRWNGERLSSTADFPLAQFLYFDVDTQDAREENQSTSKDLLGSVVAFAPSETLQNRLDVNKFMGNRSVYPLIDEWFPDDDAIRQMDFSDGAAQVRCVSRLHFFMQSGDFRSRLESKISEVKNSLTHTDTLRKLGLSAGTKGYRVVVVASAAGGTGSGTFLDAGFLIRSLGDPSLSNVSLILLMGGAYGAANAQRVQANTVAALRELEYCMDRNHQPRFVTRWQHNDNPVPDSIAPYNEVYLIDNINTLRQSTNSPSDLYDMVASMLFADFGSSDFAQHKRSVASNLAGFKMLPYHPRLPGGLQGAITFQKSYSSFGQAVIETRAKRDFDQRSFELGLRMLESYYSLEEGRKANAVSEEDLREVLVDRLHLKEKGLKFLADPEVAKYFTRAPDGLAPSVPIFALVDKLLTGTDASLLRGIDDRVEEVVTRIRHHADFTQWPERIIEAIRGLDADISGTKGIPDSSPRAKEIDAAARLIWEDWTASDKGGIPDFIYRLIEDREKGGILFALDLMQQMRHRLTDPGSGVVDRLRDVAAVFDQWAGQLHQALHQRPLANIKELKGARGQELGDGILLQNVKPLLARYGHFRLIALACRAAATRLQAFADDFLGKAETRGGDVVWSGLIGQIDTGRQRLAGLAGAIRNEIDLIARQSDTRTHWYVGEAYSFRAPPAPERIAELARQVFDTQFGGSRALFEKLATNQGKLDVREALRNTIHDALSEEASKLPSIIDVLLADRGMASEQLKQVMQRAAPWINADLDRMNDFTPGQIKLYVAVNDTARFKAEFGGLLTSVTPGGMIADVIESGLPGQIICYSELSGIPLDVLIPLRGSWPIAFRAEMEAGKKLPLFTHKDKLRFRSPLVPNEEEYRRRCDLASTYLKSVVFGALVRGSARREAPQYADTYFYETMPGAWLGAGDERTILADESDALIRQLSPMLAEAEAGLGESDWVALYVLFQHFAKAVYPPRLLTELGGRQKVVPGFLSTVCTDIAKAYEARFLDALGHGVGRERFEPLRVQLEATLERWTRDVPDSRRDPDSVDIDARRVQPKRTILLDQIRAVLAEPAPVKVAVAEPVPVAETKVALVSATAAPAAGAPWRVAGANKEQLGPFAVEMLPSLVTDGRLTLETLVWCKGMKGWTPAGQVEELVGIWPEEELPPPVPDLDDDLPPPLP, from the coding sequence ATGATGTCCGCATCCTCCTCCGACAGCAGCGGCAGCGGCGCCCTGCAACCGTTGCAGCCGACGATCTTCGTCGCGCTGGGCGGCTCCGGCATGAAGATTCTGATGCGGTTGCGCCGGCGCATCCTGTCCACGCGCTGGAATGGCGAACGCCTATCCAGCACCGCCGATTTCCCGCTGGCCCAATTCCTCTACTTCGACGTCGACACCCAGGACGCGCGCGAGGAGAACCAGAGCACGTCCAAGGATCTGCTCGGCTCCGTCGTCGCCTTCGCGCCGAGCGAGACGTTGCAGAACCGGCTCGACGTCAACAAGTTCATGGGCAACCGGTCGGTCTATCCGCTGATCGACGAGTGGTTCCCCGACGACGACGCCATCCGCCAGATGGATTTTTCCGACGGCGCCGCCCAGGTCCGTTGCGTATCGCGTCTTCATTTCTTCATGCAGTCCGGCGATTTCCGCAGCCGGCTGGAATCGAAGATCAGCGAGGTCAAGAACAGTCTGACCCACACCGACACCCTGAGGAAACTTGGGCTGTCGGCCGGGACCAAGGGTTACCGGGTGGTGGTGGTCGCCTCAGCGGCGGGGGGAACGGGGTCCGGCACCTTCCTGGACGCCGGCTTCCTGATCCGTTCGCTGGGCGATCCGTCCCTGTCCAACGTCTCGCTCATCCTGCTGATGGGGGGCGCCTATGGCGCAGCGAACGCCCAGCGGGTCCAGGCCAACACGGTGGCCGCCCTGCGCGAGCTGGAATATTGCATGGACCGCAACCACCAGCCGCGCTTCGTCACCCGCTGGCAGCACAATGACAATCCGGTGCCGGACAGCATCGCTCCCTACAATGAAGTCTACCTGATCGACAACATCAACACCCTGCGCCAGAGCACGAACAGCCCCAGCGACCTCTACGATATGGTGGCGTCGATGCTGTTCGCTGATTTCGGCAGCAGCGATTTCGCCCAGCACAAGCGGTCGGTGGCGTCCAATCTCGCCGGCTTCAAGATGCTTCCCTACCACCCACGCCTTCCGGGCGGGTTGCAGGGCGCCATTACCTTTCAGAAATCCTACTCCTCCTTTGGCCAGGCGGTGATCGAGACGCGGGCCAAGCGCGACTTCGACCAGCGCAGCTTCGAACTCGGCCTGCGGATGCTGGAGAGCTATTACAGCCTGGAGGAGGGCCGCAAGGCCAACGCAGTGTCCGAGGAGGACCTGCGCGAGGTCCTGGTCGACCGCCTGCATCTCAAGGAAAAGGGTCTGAAGTTCCTGGCCGATCCCGAGGTCGCCAAATACTTCACCCGAGCCCCCGACGGTCTGGCTCCGTCCGTCCCCATCTTTGCGCTGGTCGACAAACTGCTAACCGGTACCGACGCCTCGCTGCTGCGCGGCATTGACGACCGTGTCGAGGAGGTTGTCACCCGCATCCGCCATCACGCTGATTTCACCCAATGGCCTGAACGCATCATCGAGGCGATCCGCGGGTTGGACGCCGACATCAGCGGCACCAAGGGCATTCCCGACTCCAGTCCGCGCGCCAAGGAGATCGACGCGGCGGCCCGTCTGATCTGGGAGGATTGGACGGCATCGGACAAGGGCGGCATCCCCGACTTCATCTACCGCCTGATTGAGGACCGCGAAAAGGGCGGCATCCTCTTCGCCCTCGACCTGATGCAGCAGATGCGCCACCGCCTGACCGATCCGGGCAGCGGCGTTGTCGACCGCCTGCGCGATGTGGCGGCGGTCTTCGACCAATGGGCCGGACAGCTCCATCAAGCACTGCACCAGCGGCCGCTCGCCAACATCAAGGAGTTGAAGGGCGCGCGCGGGCAGGAGTTGGGCGACGGCATCCTGCTCCAGAACGTTAAGCCGCTGCTGGCACGTTATGGTCATTTCCGGCTGATCGCTCTGGCCTGCCGGGCGGCGGCGACGCGGCTCCAGGCTTTCGCCGACGATTTCCTGGGCAAGGCCGAAACGCGGGGCGGCGATGTGGTGTGGAGCGGGCTGATCGGCCAGATCGACACCGGGCGTCAGCGTCTGGCTGGTTTGGCCGGGGCAATCCGCAACGAGATCGACCTGATCGCCCGGCAAAGCGACACCCGCACCCACTGGTATGTCGGCGAAGCCTACAGCTTCCGTGCGCCACCGGCGCCCGAACGCATTGCCGAGCTGGCTCGGCAGGTGTTCGACACGCAGTTCGGTGGATCGCGCGCGCTGTTCGAGAAGCTGGCGACCAACCAGGGCAAGCTGGACGTGCGCGAGGCGCTGCGCAACACCATCCACGATGCGCTGTCGGAGGAGGCGTCGAAGCTGCCGTCGATCATCGACGTGCTGCTGGCCGACCGCGGGATGGCGAGCGAGCAGCTGAAGCAGGTGATGCAGCGCGCGGCGCCCTGGATCAACGCCGATCTCGACCGGATGAACGACTTCACCCCGGGGCAGATCAAGCTCTATGTCGCGGTGAACGACACCGCGCGTTTCAAGGCCGAGTTCGGCGGGCTGCTGACCAGCGTGACACCCGGCGGTATGATCGCGGACGTCATCGAATCGGGGCTGCCCGGTCAGATCATCTGCTACAGCGAGCTGTCCGGCATTCCGCTCGACGTCCTCATTCCGTTGCGCGGCAGCTGGCCGATCGCCTTCCGCGCCGAAATGGAGGCTGGCAAGAAGCTGCCGCTGTTCACCCACAAGGACAAGCTGCGCTTCCGCAGTCCGCTGGTCCCCAACGAGGAGGAGTACCGGCGCCGCTGCGACCTTGCCTCTACCTATCTGAAGAGCGTCGTCTTCGGGGCGCTGGTGCGCGGGTCCGCCCGTCGCGAGGCCCCGCAATATGCCGACACCTACTTCTACGAGACGATGCCGGGGGCGTGGCTGGGAGCCGGTGACGAACGAACCATCCTGGCGGACGAGAGCGACGCCCTGATCCGCCAACTCAGCCCGATGCTGGCAGAGGCCGAGGCGGGTCTGGGCGAGAGCGACTGGGTTGCGCTTTATGTGCTGTTCCAGCATTTCGCCAAGGCGGTTTACCCACCCCGTCTGCTGACCGAACTGGGCGGCCGGCAGAAGGTGGTGCCGGGTTTCCTCAGCACGGTGTGCACCGACATCGCCAAAGCCTATGAGGCACGCTTCCTCGACGCGCTCGGCCATGGGGTCGGCCGGGAGCGCTTCGAGCCACTGCGGGTGCAGTTGGAGGCGACGCTGGAGCGCTGGACCCGCGATGTGCCGGACAGCCGGCGCGATCCGGACAGCGTGGACATCGACGCGCGGCGTGTGCAGCCCAAGCGGACGATCCTGCTGGATCAGATCCGCGCGGTCCTGGCCGAACCGGCTCCGGTGAAAGTCGCCGTGGCTGAACCGGTTCCGGTCGCTGAGACCAAAGTCGCACTGGTGTCGGCAACCGCCGCTCCGGCGGCCGGTGCACCGTGGCGGGTTGCCGGGGCCAACAAGGAGCAGCTCGGCCCGTTCGCGGTGGAGATGCTGCCATCCCTGGTGACCGATGGCCGGCTGACGCTCGAAACCCTGGTCTGGTGCAAGGGGATGAAGGGCTGGACCCCCGCCGGTCAGGTCGAGGAGCTGGTTGGGATTTGGCCGGAGGAGGAGCTTCCTCCGCCAGTGCCCGACCTGGATGACGACCTTCCCCCGCCGTTGCCCTGA
- a CDS encoding OmpA family protein produces MTKLPLIQNLGNLMFLIYPKNLLKESDQTSDHREAPVNEFRPVLRRVGSAAMLSTLISVGGLTSSMAQGTVNFVGRTPTDCEIAKAIVGVAGPECAGPSDGTRSLQLGSVAQPEAPPPPPTPQAPRITAFAIAFEYDSARLRPEAHGLLDSISRVLKSNEAGLSRFVIEGHTDSRGNSSYNQKLSERRAQSVAEYLITVRGVAPDRLTWVGRGKTQPLNPADPAAPENRRVTIVNIGS; encoded by the coding sequence TTGACAAAATTGCCTCTTATTCAAAATCTTGGCAACCTGATGTTTTTGATTTATCCAAAAAATCTCTTAAAAGAGAGCGATCAAACTTCTGACCACCGCGAGGCTCCAGTGAATGAGTTCCGTCCCGTTTTGAGGCGTGTCGGGTCCGCCGCTATGCTCTCCACGCTGATCAGCGTCGGCGGCCTGACCAGCTCCATGGCGCAAGGCACGGTGAATTTTGTCGGTCGCACCCCGACCGATTGCGAGATCGCGAAAGCCATTGTGGGTGTCGCAGGACCCGAGTGCGCCGGCCCGTCGGACGGCACCCGCAGCCTTCAACTGGGATCAGTGGCGCAGCCGGAAGCGCCGCCCCCACCGCCAACGCCGCAAGCGCCGCGCATCACCGCCTTCGCCATCGCATTTGAATATGATTCGGCTCGCCTGCGACCAGAGGCCCACGGCTTGCTCGACAGCATCTCCCGCGTGCTGAAATCAAACGAGGCCGGGCTCAGCCGGTTCGTGATCGAAGGTCACACCGACAGCCGAGGGAACAGCTCTTACAATCAAAAGCTATCAGAACGCCGTGCCCAGTCTGTCGCCGAGTATCTGATCACAGTGCGAGGCGTGGCGCCGGACCGGCTGACCTGGGTCGGGCGTGGGAAAACCCAGCCCCTAAATCCTGCCGACCCCGCGGCTCCGGAAAACCGGCGGGTGACCATCGTCAACATCGGGAGCTGA
- a CDS encoding DUF4384 domain-containing protein, which produces MLNIPHLLSALVGEAITVLLDSAMRPGFQCVASMGDADDDDAALNRSKRNRMLAYAGGGVGLLALAGGAVALVLNMGPSDAEVLAQINAVTGKYECAQLGVEMGPSRSVRLSGFARSAEDLTRLGEEVRAIKGVGPVEIAATEVIYPHCAVAILFSGLPAVAPEAGPKLDLQSADDTITVGSLMKLNLRNVPFDGYLYVDFYDRQQKVFHLVPGPAVTNNRFPANASMVLGEEKPGGRVYKTVEPLGQQVIMVTASREPLALGNRPEIEDAKGYLAALEPLLTAAKPDSIASSIKTLTIVAK; this is translated from the coding sequence ATGCTGAACATCCCTCACCTGTTGTCCGCTCTGGTCGGCGAGGCCATCACGGTCCTTCTCGACTCTGCCATGCGGCCAGGCTTCCAGTGCGTCGCGAGCATGGGCGACGCCGACGATGATGATGCGGCGTTGAACCGCAGCAAGCGCAACCGCATGCTGGCCTATGCCGGCGGCGGCGTCGGCCTTCTGGCGCTTGCCGGCGGTGCAGTCGCTCTGGTCTTGAACATGGGGCCCAGCGATGCGGAGGTCCTGGCCCAAATCAATGCGGTGACGGGCAAATATGAATGCGCCCAGCTTGGGGTTGAAATGGGCCCATCACGCAGCGTCCGCCTGTCCGGCTTCGCCCGCTCCGCCGAGGATCTCACGCGCCTGGGCGAGGAGGTGCGCGCGATCAAGGGTGTCGGCCCGGTCGAGATCGCAGCGACCGAGGTTATCTATCCCCACTGCGCGGTCGCTATCCTGTTCAGCGGCCTACCGGCCGTGGCGCCCGAAGCTGGACCGAAGCTCGACCTGCAGTCGGCGGACGACACGATCACCGTCGGTTCGCTGATGAAGCTGAACCTCCGCAACGTGCCATTCGACGGGTATCTCTATGTCGATTTTTATGACCGCCAGCAGAAGGTGTTCCACCTCGTTCCCGGTCCGGCGGTGACGAACAACCGCTTCCCGGCGAACGCGTCGATGGTGCTGGGTGAGGAGAAGCCGGGTGGACGGGTCTACAAGACTGTCGAGCCGCTGGGCCAGCAGGTCATCATGGTCACCGCCAGCCGCGAGCCGCTGGCACTCGGCAACCGGCCGGAGATAGAGGATGCCAAAGGCTATCTGGCCGCTCTTGAGCCGCTGCTGACGGCGGCCAAGCCGGACAGCATCGCTTCGTCCATCAAGACCCTGACCATCGTTGCAAAGTAA
- a CDS encoding PEGA domain-containing protein — MLGFGAVGCIILGGAWLGLGALLPSPEAGRAMLTILSDPPRGIVRIDGVERGYAPVTIEVKAGTLVQVSVVGISGRQPRSETVSLPAGEFRTITLRLAPKLGGL; from the coding sequence TTGCTGGGCTTTGGTGCGGTGGGGTGCATCATCCTGGGCGGTGCTTGGCTGGGATTGGGAGCGCTTCTGCCCTCGCCCGAGGCCGGGCGCGCCATGCTGACCATCCTGTCCGATCCTCCCCGAGGCATCGTCCGCATCGACGGCGTCGAGCGCGGCTATGCCCCGGTGACCATCGAGGTCAAGGCCGGCACGCTGGTACAGGTATCGGTCGTCGGCATCAGCGGTCGCCAGCCGCGCAGCGAAACGGTCAGTCTGCCGGCTGGCGAATTCCGCACAATCACGCTTCGTCTCGCTCCCAAGCTGGGTGGCCTGTAA
- a CDS encoding helix-turn-helix transcriptional regulator encodes MLPITDSRELRKRRIKLGLTQAQAGELIGVDQGQISRIETGKAGETLTNILYMALDALERDRQGKEWVEADAFWHSAWPSPNREQIVMRIEQVARELMDTSLRGAGFADRLRACLPAQSRDIAGHDE; translated from the coding sequence ATGCTTCCAATCACAGACAGCAGAGAGTTGAGAAAGCGGCGTATAAAATTAGGATTAACTCAAGCACAGGCCGGCGAGCTGATTGGCGTTGATCAAGGACAAATTTCCCGGATTGAAACGGGAAAGGCGGGTGAGACGCTTACCAACATTCTTTATATGGCTTTGGATGCTCTGGAAAGAGATCGCCAAGGTAAGGAATGGGTGGAAGCTGATGCCTTCTGGCACTCGGCATGGCCTTCACCGAATCGTGAGCAGATCGTCATGCGCATTGAACAAGTGGCGCGGGAGTTGATGGACACCAGCTTGAGAGGCGCAGGTTTTGCGGATCGTCTGAGAGCCTGCCTTCCAGCGCAGTCTCGGGATATTGCCGGACATGACGAGTAG
- a CDS encoding DUF1579 domain-containing protein — MSNRDEMARAFDFEIGSWHVSHRRLRDRLVGCQEWDSFTGTADMRPVLGGNGNIEDNLLNLPQGACRAIAIRSYDPQRGLWAIWWLSTTDPHSIETPVVGRFEGQVGTFFADDCVKGRPVKTRFLWLDTHTATPRWEQAMSADGGESWETNWTMDFKRAE, encoded by the coding sequence ATGAGCAACCGTGACGAGATGGCGCGTGCCTTCGATTTCGAGATTGGATCCTGGCACGTCTCGCATCGCCGTCTGCGAGACCGTCTGGTTGGATGCCAGGAGTGGGATAGCTTCACCGGGACGGCGGACATGCGGCCGGTGCTTGGCGGGAACGGGAACATCGAAGACAATTTGCTGAACCTCCCGCAAGGCGCTTGCAGAGCAATTGCAATCAGGTCCTACGATCCACAGCGCGGGCTCTGGGCCATCTGGTGGCTTTCCACCACCGATCCGCATTCGATCGAGACCCCGGTGGTGGGACGCTTCGAGGGTCAGGTCGGGACTTTTTTCGCGGATGACTGCGTCAAGGGGCGGCCGGTCAAGACCCGCTTCCTCTGGCTGGATACCCACACCGCCACACCGCGCTGGGAACAGGCGATGTCCGCCGACGGCGGCGAAAGCTGGGAAACGAACTGGACGATGGATTTCAAACGGGCGGAGTGA
- a CDS encoding recombinase family protein codes for MALIGYARVSTDDQTTAAQIDALRAAGCATIFEETASGASRARPELARALASLTRGDTLVIWKLDRLGRSLSHLLEVIEDLRGRGCHFRCLTSPIDTASPHGTLVLQMLGAVAEYERSLIRERTKAGLKAAKARGRVGGNPKLKQGDTAMARRLAERQRQLYLLELTRTAEEWLPTVRRLRLAHSPARSWAAVTRAVNAKLPPGRHWTAERLRRAVRAFVEEGLAERALLDKAPPVRGDDRLMVLVAGIARANPKLSLRAIGAQLEAMRETTPRGGRSWAAASVKNLLDRARVQGLLPAGSPAGTCPPAQSPG; via the coding sequence ATGGCGCTCATCGGCTACGCCCGCGTTTCGACCGACGATCAGACCACCGCCGCCCAGATCGACGCGCTGCGCGCCGCCGGCTGCGCCACGATCTTCGAGGAGACCGCCTCCGGCGCCTCAAGGGCGCGGCCCGAGTTGGCGCGGGCCCTGGCCAGCCTGACCAGAGGCGACACGCTGGTGATCTGGAAGCTCGACCGGCTCGGCCGTTCGCTGTCGCACCTGCTGGAGGTGATCGAGGATCTGCGCGGTCGCGGCTGTCATTTCCGCTGCCTCACCAGCCCGATCGACACCGCAAGCCCGCACGGCACGCTGGTGCTGCAGATGCTGGGCGCGGTGGCCGAGTACGAGCGCTCGCTGATCCGCGAGCGGACGAAGGCCGGGCTGAAGGCGGCCAAGGCGCGGGGCCGGGTCGGCGGCAATCCCAAGCTGAAGCAGGGCGACACGGCGATGGCGCGGCGTCTGGCCGAGCGGCAGCGCCAGCTCTACCTGCTGGAATTGACCCGCACCGCGGAGGAATGGCTGCCCACCGTGCGGCGGCTCCGGCTGGCCCACTCCCCGGCCCGCTCCTGGGCGGCGGTGACGCGGGCGGTGAACGCCAAGCTGCCGCCGGGCCGGCATTGGACCGCCGAACGGCTGCGCCGCGCCGTTCGCGCCTTCGTCGAGGAAGGGCTGGCGGAAAGGGCACTGCTCGACAAGGCGCCACCCGTGCGCGGGGATGACCGGCTGATGGTGCTGGTCGCCGGCATCGCCCGGGCGAACCCGAAGCTCTCGCTGCGGGCCATCGGCGCCCAGCTGGAGGCGATGCGGGAGACCACGCCGCGCGGCGGGCGCAGTTGGGCCGCAGCCTCGGTCAAGAACCTGCTGGATCGGGCCCGCGTTCAGGGGCTGCTTCCTGCCGGATCACCGGCCGGGACCTGCCCCCCGGCGCAATCCCCGGGCTGA